The following are encoded together in the Kwoniella europaea PYCC6329 chromosome 1, complete sequence genome:
- a CDS encoding gamma-glutamyltransferase, producing the protein MAPLDFTRLHPSYQPQFSHFPSRRSTVFSTKGVVATSQPLACQAGLEILNKGGNAADAAVATAAALNVTEPSCTDIFCLFYDAKSVKGINGSGRSPKALTLEYLRKQGITGDSIPLTNLNSVTVPCAAAGWLKTVSEYGSGNLTMREILDPAIRLAREGVPEHELNSNAWQKSEQLIKNASPNWKEMMMPDGNPPKASHVMLHSELADTFEAVAEHGLEGFYKGRIAQAIVDLVQSGGGVMTLDDLAECDAEVIQPIKYDFKVGDAGDQGVSLWECPPNGQGLTALVALGIVEAVESQHGIDVLELPHNSTLYLHILIEALRLAFAARYYVTDPEVVHVPVKELLSKEYLNKRAALIDLKKAGQITHGDPINSSDTVYLATSDKDGNSCSFIASNYAGFGTGAIPKGTGFTLQNRGTGFTLEEGHPNNIAGGKRPYHTIIPAMVTQDGELLMSYGVMGGFMQPQGHVQVLLNKLRGFSPQASLDAPRFCISAGLPDTSKKGSLAGAGDINSEIWFEDGISPQTVDELRALGHRCEVASGYARSIAGKGQIIQRVIDPNGRRVWAAGSDLRGDGCAVGQI; encoded by the exons ATGGCTCCTCTAGACTTCACCAGacttcatccctcttatcAACCTCAATTCTCTCACTTCCCTTCGAGAAGGTCGACTGTATTCTCCACGAAGGGGGTGGTAGCTACTTCCCAGCCTTTAG CATGTCAAGCTGGTCTGGAGATCCTGAATAAAGGTGGTAACGCTG CCGACGCTGCTGTTGCTACTGCTGCTGCGTTGAATGTAACGGAACCATCATGTACTG ACATCTTCTGTCTCTTTTACGATGCCAAGTCTGTCAAAGGTATCAATGGTTCAGGTAGATCACCTAAAGCTTTGACATTGGAATATCTAAGGAAGCAAGGTATAACCGGAGACAGT ATCCCTCTGACCAACCTCAATTCCGTTACTGTGCCATGTGCAGCAGCAGGATGGTTAAAGACCGTCTCAGAGTATGGGTCCGGTAATCTGACGATGAGGGAGATCTTGGACCCCGCCATCAGGTTGGCTAGGGAGGGTGTGCCGGAACATGAGTTGAACAGTAATGCT TGGCAGAAGTCTGAACAACTCATCAAGAACGCATCTCCAAACTggaaaga AATGATGATGCCAGATGGA AATCCTCCGAAAGCATCACACGTCATGCTTCACTCCGAGCTGGCGGACACTTTCGAAGCTGTCGCTGAACATGGTCTAGAAGGCTTTTACAAAGGTCGGATCGCTCAAG CCATCGTCGATCTCGTCCAGTCAGGTGGGGGAGTTATGACCCTCGATGATCTAGCCGAATGTGATGCCGAGGTGATCCAGCCGATAAAGTACGATTTCAAAGTTGGTGATGCGGGAGATCAAGGTGTATCGTTATGGGAG TGCCCTCCAAATGGTCAAGGTCTGACTGCTCTGGTGGCACTAGGGATAGTAGAGGCAGTGGAAAGTCAACACGGTATTGATGTTTTGGAATTACCCCATAATTCCACTTTGTACCTACACATCTTGATCGAGGCTTTGAGACTTGCTTTTGCGG CTAGATACTATGTGACCGATCCCGAAGTAGTACACGTTCCTGTCAAAGAGCTTCTATCAAAG GAATACCTCAACAAGCGAGCTGCTCTGATTGATCTTAAGAAAGCAGGTCAAATCACTCATGGGGATCCTATCAACTCGAGCGATACAGTGTACTTGGCAACATCAGATAAAGATGGGAACAGTTGTTCTTTCATTGCATCGAATTATGCTG GCTTTGGAACCGGTGCTATCCCCAAAGGGACAGGTTTTACTTTACAGAACAGAGGAACCGGATTTACGCTAGAGGAAGGTCATCCTAATAATATAGCAGGTGGTAAACGACCTTATCATACGATCATACCTGCCATGGTCACTCAGGATGGAGAGCTGTTGATGTCATACGGAGTGATGGGAGG ATTTATGCAACCCCAGGGCCACGTCCAAGTCCTTTTAAACAAACTACGTGGATTCTCCCCACAAGCTTCTCTTGACGCACCCAGATTCTGCATCTCAGCTGGTCTACCGGATACTTCCAAAAAAGGTTCTCTGGCTGGAGCGGGCGATATAAATAGTGAAATATGGTTCGAAGATGGTATTTCTCCCCAGACTGTCGATGAATTGAGAGCTTTGGGACATCGATGTGAAGTTGCGAGTGGATATGCTAGGTCGATAGCTGGGAAAGGGCAGATTATTCAGAGGGTGATTGATCCGAATGGAAGGAGGGTTTGGGCGGCCGGGTCGGATttgagaggtgatggatgtGCTGTTGGACAGATCTGA
- a CDS encoding 40S ribosomal protein S23 — translation MGSNKPRGLHAARKLRTSRRENRWADKNYKKRALGKFYKTSPTGGSSHAKGIVLEKVGVEAKQPNSAIRKCVRVQLIKNGKKVTAFVPNDGCLNFTDENDEVLISGFGRRGKAKGDIPGVRFKVVKVSGVGLLALWKEKK, via the exons ATGGGTT CCAACAAGCCTCGAGGTTTACACGCCGCCCGAAAGCTCAGAACTTCCAGAAGGGAGAACCGATGGGCCGACAAGAACTACAAGAAGAGAGCTCTGGGTAAATTCTACAAGACCTCTCCTACTGGTGGTTCTTCTCACGCCAAGGGTATCGTATTggaaaag GTCGGTGTCGAAGCCAAACAACCCAACTCCGCTATCCGAAAATGTGTTAGAGTCCAACTTATCAAGAACGGAAAGAAGGTTACTGCTTTCGTACCCAATGATGGTTGTTTGAACTTT ACCGATGAAAACGACGAAGTTCTCATTTCCGGTTTCGGTCGACGAGGAAAAGCCAAGGGTGATATTCCCGGTGTGCGATTCAAGGTCGTTAAAGTTTCAGGTGTTGGTCTCCTCGCTCtctggaaggagaagaagtga